One Actinoplanes missouriensis 431 DNA segment encodes these proteins:
- a CDS encoding winged helix-turn-helix transcriptional regulator: MEILLLVTARAGEPSAVLPALDLLPHSVRTAPRDVRTLVSGPSPDAVMVDARSELSEARATCRMLHATGIGVPLIAVVTEAGLIALNADWGVDDVILATAGPAEVEARLRLAVGRITNATAGAGGSIRAGELNIDPDTYAAKLKGRPLDLTYKEFELLKFLAQHPGRVFTRDQLLREVWGYDYFGGTRTVDVHVRRLRAKLGSEYESMIGTVRQVGYKFVVPPNGRQLPDNEHVSLPV, translated from the coding sequence GTGGAGATCCTTCTGCTGGTGACGGCACGTGCCGGTGAGCCTTCCGCCGTGCTGCCCGCCCTGGACCTTCTGCCCCACTCAGTACGCACCGCGCCGCGCGACGTCCGCACCCTGGTGTCCGGGCCGAGCCCCGACGCCGTGATGGTGGACGCGCGTTCCGAGCTCTCCGAAGCCCGCGCGACCTGCCGCATGCTCCACGCCACCGGCATCGGGGTCCCGCTGATCGCGGTCGTCACCGAGGCCGGCCTGATCGCGCTCAACGCCGACTGGGGTGTCGACGACGTCATCCTGGCCACGGCGGGCCCGGCCGAGGTGGAGGCGCGACTGCGTCTCGCCGTCGGCCGCATCACCAACGCGACCGCGGGCGCCGGCGGCTCGATCCGGGCCGGCGAGCTCAACATCGACCCGGACACCTACGCCGCGAAGCTCAAGGGCCGTCCGCTCGACCTCACCTACAAGGAGTTCGAGCTGCTCAAGTTCCTCGCCCAGCACCCGGGCCGGGTCTTCACCCGCGACCAGCTGCTCCGCGAGGTCTGGGGCTACGACTACTTCGGTGGCACCCGCACCGTCGACGTGCACGTCCGTCGCCTGCGCGCGAAACTCGGCTCCGAGTACGAGTCGATGATCGGCACGGTCCGACAGGTGGGCTACAAGTTCGTGGTCCCGCCGAACGGCCGCCAGCTGCCCGACAACGAGCACGTCTCGCTGCCGGTCTGA
- the mshD gene encoding mycothiol synthase, whose amino-acid sequence MTMVQPVRAADRLSASEIDDVLALAAAAAEADGVYPLSEDVVLRVRGDAPHPGTHLLSCTGDRLAGYAYLADGSGELVVHPRFRRQGHGTALLTAAGTGPLSFWAHGDDPGAAIFASRNGFARARVLWQMRRSLVEPLPSVPLPEGVTVRAFRPGQDEQAWLDINARAFAHHPEQGKWTMADLLAREDEPWFDPEGFLLAVSGDDLVGFHWTKIHPASGGDPAIGEIYVLGVDPSGHRRGLGAALSVAGLSYLAGRGLTISNLYVDESNEAAVKLYRRLGYDVHKTDISYQRP is encoded by the coding sequence ATGACGATGGTGCAGCCGGTTCGTGCCGCGGACCGGCTGTCCGCGTCCGAGATCGACGACGTCCTCGCCCTGGCCGCCGCGGCGGCCGAGGCGGACGGCGTCTACCCCCTCTCCGAGGACGTCGTGCTGCGGGTCCGGGGCGACGCCCCCCATCCCGGTACGCATCTGCTCTCCTGCACGGGTGACCGGCTGGCCGGTTACGCCTATCTGGCCGACGGCTCCGGCGAGCTCGTGGTGCACCCGCGGTTCCGCCGTCAGGGGCACGGCACCGCGCTGCTCACCGCGGCCGGGACCGGTCCGCTGAGCTTCTGGGCACACGGCGACGACCCCGGCGCGGCGATCTTCGCGTCCCGCAACGGCTTCGCCCGGGCCCGTGTGCTCTGGCAGATGCGGCGCTCCCTCGTCGAGCCCCTTCCCTCGGTGCCGCTGCCCGAGGGGGTGACCGTGCGGGCGTTCCGCCCCGGTCAGGACGAGCAGGCCTGGCTCGACATCAACGCGCGGGCGTTCGCCCACCACCCCGAGCAGGGGAAATGGACGATGGCGGACCTGCTGGCCCGCGAGGACGAGCCGTGGTTCGACCCGGAGGGCTTCCTGCTGGCCGTCTCCGGCGACGACCTCGTCGGCTTCCACTGGACGAAGATCCACCCGGCCTCCGGAGGTGACCCGGCGATCGGCGAGATCTACGTGCTGGGCGTCGACCCGTCCGGCCATCGGCGTGGCCTGGGCGCGGCGTTGAGCGTGGCGGGGCTGAGCTACCTCGCCGGTCGGGGCCTGACCATCTCGAACCTGTATGTGGACGAGTCCAACGAGGCGGCCGTGAAGTTGTACCGGCGCTTGGGCTACGACGTCCACAAGACCGACATCAGTTACCAGCGCCCGTAG